In a genomic window of Erigeron canadensis isolate Cc75 chromosome 5, C_canadensis_v1, whole genome shotgun sequence:
- the LOC122599294 gene encoding uncharacterized protein LOC122599294 isoform X1 has product MAPLTRSRKRKEMTPDIEITTCDKSSKAALASSDEKKPKMRKTAQGKKIILVNMEEIKKIEINQHEFIIPPDVRDKYGRPLRRGPSIRTFIPSKTNQKQVAFEFCPSVDPNQEDLFPKNINPHIEAIQKLINTSFNFVRNYEFLMDSANEVIRILHWFLSLKSTRFDWRRNVFMKPIRKAEDILQIPDLKDCHKICMLAENGCVSLYPDPPGISEAERDALIQPMMNQTIPVGYHLPLNEEERKIWLDFKKSDKGNPEFVMIDLTFEQDAVRSIIPSDPIVSVIGSFAVAAFNKACATHFKKDEQNNLHDFEYMECKYVKDSEDYFFYMSIEAIEEGNLGVYETIVKCSRDDGRRTLLKFVLTDRTPAGTKAMAISLSSCLISLLDTLECVGDKRHCKLCRMHSVTRGVWRGIAAQETVFFSYYLDETVKGIRRVLSLNLQLLFQPECTRKTNPDAWSVPGPDLDTGMKLRNNGTPCMGYDYNPHSMDRCLVCSWGRLGYRYEA; this is encoded by the exons ATGGCTCCGCTCACCAGGAGCAGGAAGAG AAAGGAGATGACTCCAGATATTGAGATTACAACATGCGATAAGAGCAG TAAGGCTGCTCTGGCATCATCAGATGAGAAGAAGCCAAAGATGCGGAAAACAGCTCAG GGGAAGAAAATAATCTTAGTTAATAtggaagaaattaaaaaaatagaaatcaaCCAACATGAGTTTATCATCCCACCCGATGTAAGAGATAAATATGGACGACCACTACGACGAGGGCCATCCATACGGACATTCATACCATCTAAAACCA ATCAGAAACAAGTAGCATTCGAATTCTGCCCATCCGTGGACCCCA ATCAGGAAGACTTATTCCCCAAAAATATTAATCCCCATATTGAAGctatccagaaacttatcaacacCAGTTTCAATTTCGTCCGAAATTATGAATTTTTAATGGATTCTGCTAACGAGGTGATACGCATTCTTCATTGGTTCCTCAGCCTCAAGTCTACGCGTTTTGACTGGCGCAG GAACGTTTTTATGAAACCAATCAGGAAAGCGGAGGATATACTTCAAATACCTGATTTAAAA GACTGTCACAAAATCTGCATGCTTGCCGAGAATGGTTGTGTAAGTCTTTATCCTGATCCTCCTGGGATTTCTGAGGCTGAGAGAGATG CTCTTATACAACCTATGATGAATCAAACTATCCCTGTAGGCTATCACCTTcctttaaatgaagaagaaaggaaAATCTGGTTGGACTTCAAAAAATCAGATAAGGGGAAT CCTGAATTTGTGATGATAGATTTAACGTTTGAGCAGGACGCAGTAAGGTCCATTATTCCTTCTGATCCCATTGTTAGTGTTATTGGTAGCTTTGCGGTTGCTGCGTTCAACAAGGCATGTGCGACG CATTTCAAGAAGGATGAACAAAACAATCTTCATGATTTCGAATATATGGAGTGCAAATACGTTAAAGATAGCGAGGATTATTTCTTCTACATGAGTATAGAGGCCATTGAAGAAGGGAATCTTGGCGTCTACGAGACCATAGTTAAGTGCAGTAGGGATGACGGTAGGAGAACATTGCTCAAGTTTGTCCTTACCGACCGTACACCAGCTG GTACAAAAGCGATGGCGATATCTCTTTCTTCTTGCCTGATATCCTTATTAGATACTTTAGAAT GTGTGGGAGATAAAAGACACTGTAAGCTGTGTAGGATGCATTCTGTTACTAGAG GTGTGTGGCGAGGCATCGCGGCTCAGGAGACCGTTTTTTTCTCATATTATCTTGATGAAACTGTGAAAG GTATTCGACGAGTGCTTTCTCTGAACCTGCAGTTGCTCTTTCAGCCAGAATGCACCCGAAAAACCAATCCAG ATGCCTGGTCTGTTCCTGGTCCTGACTTAGATACCGGTATGAAGCTTAGGAACAATGGCACACCTTGTATGGGTTATGACTACAACCCGCACTCCATGGACAG ATGCCTGGTCTGTTCATGGGGCCGACTTGGATACCGATATGAAGCCTAG
- the LOC122599294 gene encoding uncharacterized protein LOC122599294 isoform X3, translating into MAPLTRSRKRKEMTPDIEITTCDKSSKAALASSDEKKPKMRKTAQGKKIILVNMEEIKKIEINQHEFIIPPDVRDKYGRPLRRGPSIRTFIPSKTNQKQVAFEFCPSVDPNQEDLFPKNINPHIEAIQKLINTSFNFVRNYEFLMDSANEVIRILHWFLSLKSTRFDWRRNVFMKPIRKAEDILQIPDLKDCHKICMLAENGCVSLYPDPPGISEAERDALIQPMMNQTIPVGYHLPLNEEERKIWLDFKKSDKGNPEFVMIDLTFEQDAVRSIIPSDPIVSVIGSFAVAAFNKACATHFKKDEQNNLHDFEYMECKYVKDSEDYFFYMSIEAIEEGNLGVYETIVKCSRDDGRRTLLKFVLTDRTPAGVGDKRHCKLCRMHSVTRGVWRGIAAQETVFFSYYLDETVKGIRRVLSLNLQLLFQPECTRKTNPDAWSVPGPDLDTGMKLRNNGTPCMGYDYNPHSMDRCLVCSWGRLGYRYEA; encoded by the exons ATGGCTCCGCTCACCAGGAGCAGGAAGAG AAAGGAGATGACTCCAGATATTGAGATTACAACATGCGATAAGAGCAG TAAGGCTGCTCTGGCATCATCAGATGAGAAGAAGCCAAAGATGCGGAAAACAGCTCAG GGGAAGAAAATAATCTTAGTTAATAtggaagaaattaaaaaaatagaaatcaaCCAACATGAGTTTATCATCCCACCCGATGTAAGAGATAAATATGGACGACCACTACGACGAGGGCCATCCATACGGACATTCATACCATCTAAAACCA ATCAGAAACAAGTAGCATTCGAATTCTGCCCATCCGTGGACCCCA ATCAGGAAGACTTATTCCCCAAAAATATTAATCCCCATATTGAAGctatccagaaacttatcaacacCAGTTTCAATTTCGTCCGAAATTATGAATTTTTAATGGATTCTGCTAACGAGGTGATACGCATTCTTCATTGGTTCCTCAGCCTCAAGTCTACGCGTTTTGACTGGCGCAG GAACGTTTTTATGAAACCAATCAGGAAAGCGGAGGATATACTTCAAATACCTGATTTAAAA GACTGTCACAAAATCTGCATGCTTGCCGAGAATGGTTGTGTAAGTCTTTATCCTGATCCTCCTGGGATTTCTGAGGCTGAGAGAGATG CTCTTATACAACCTATGATGAATCAAACTATCCCTGTAGGCTATCACCTTcctttaaatgaagaagaaaggaaAATCTGGTTGGACTTCAAAAAATCAGATAAGGGGAAT CCTGAATTTGTGATGATAGATTTAACGTTTGAGCAGGACGCAGTAAGGTCCATTATTCCTTCTGATCCCATTGTTAGTGTTATTGGTAGCTTTGCGGTTGCTGCGTTCAACAAGGCATGTGCGACG CATTTCAAGAAGGATGAACAAAACAATCTTCATGATTTCGAATATATGGAGTGCAAATACGTTAAAGATAGCGAGGATTATTTCTTCTACATGAGTATAGAGGCCATTGAAGAAGGGAATCTTGGCGTCTACGAGACCATAGTTAAGTGCAGTAGGGATGACGGTAGGAGAACATTGCTCAAGTTTGTCCTTACCGACCGTACACCAGCTG GTGTGGGAGATAAAAGACACTGTAAGCTGTGTAGGATGCATTCTGTTACTAGAG GTGTGTGGCGAGGCATCGCGGCTCAGGAGACCGTTTTTTTCTCATATTATCTTGATGAAACTGTGAAAG GTATTCGACGAGTGCTTTCTCTGAACCTGCAGTTGCTCTTTCAGCCAGAATGCACCCGAAAAACCAATCCAG ATGCCTGGTCTGTTCCTGGTCCTGACTTAGATACCGGTATGAAGCTTAGGAACAATGGCACACCTTGTATGGGTTATGACTACAACCCGCACTCCATGGACAG ATGCCTGGTCTGTTCATGGGGCCGACTTGGATACCGATATGAAGCCTAG
- the LOC122599294 gene encoding uncharacterized protein LOC122599294 isoform X2: MAPLTRSRKSKAALASSDEKKPKMRKTAQGKKIILVNMEEIKKIEINQHEFIIPPDVRDKYGRPLRRGPSIRTFIPSKTNQKQVAFEFCPSVDPNQEDLFPKNINPHIEAIQKLINTSFNFVRNYEFLMDSANEVIRILHWFLSLKSTRFDWRRNVFMKPIRKAEDILQIPDLKDCHKICMLAENGCVSLYPDPPGISEAERDALIQPMMNQTIPVGYHLPLNEEERKIWLDFKKSDKGNPEFVMIDLTFEQDAVRSIIPSDPIVSVIGSFAVAAFNKACATHFKKDEQNNLHDFEYMECKYVKDSEDYFFYMSIEAIEEGNLGVYETIVKCSRDDGRRTLLKFVLTDRTPAGTKAMAISLSSCLISLLDTLECVGDKRHCKLCRMHSVTRGVWRGIAAQETVFFSYYLDETVKGIRRVLSLNLQLLFQPECTRKTNPDAWSVPGPDLDTGMKLRNNGTPCMGYDYNPHSMDRCLVCSWGRLGYRYEA; this comes from the exons ATGGCTCCGCTCACCAGGAGCAGGAAGAG TAAGGCTGCTCTGGCATCATCAGATGAGAAGAAGCCAAAGATGCGGAAAACAGCTCAG GGGAAGAAAATAATCTTAGTTAATAtggaagaaattaaaaaaatagaaatcaaCCAACATGAGTTTATCATCCCACCCGATGTAAGAGATAAATATGGACGACCACTACGACGAGGGCCATCCATACGGACATTCATACCATCTAAAACCA ATCAGAAACAAGTAGCATTCGAATTCTGCCCATCCGTGGACCCCA ATCAGGAAGACTTATTCCCCAAAAATATTAATCCCCATATTGAAGctatccagaaacttatcaacacCAGTTTCAATTTCGTCCGAAATTATGAATTTTTAATGGATTCTGCTAACGAGGTGATACGCATTCTTCATTGGTTCCTCAGCCTCAAGTCTACGCGTTTTGACTGGCGCAG GAACGTTTTTATGAAACCAATCAGGAAAGCGGAGGATATACTTCAAATACCTGATTTAAAA GACTGTCACAAAATCTGCATGCTTGCCGAGAATGGTTGTGTAAGTCTTTATCCTGATCCTCCTGGGATTTCTGAGGCTGAGAGAGATG CTCTTATACAACCTATGATGAATCAAACTATCCCTGTAGGCTATCACCTTcctttaaatgaagaagaaaggaaAATCTGGTTGGACTTCAAAAAATCAGATAAGGGGAAT CCTGAATTTGTGATGATAGATTTAACGTTTGAGCAGGACGCAGTAAGGTCCATTATTCCTTCTGATCCCATTGTTAGTGTTATTGGTAGCTTTGCGGTTGCTGCGTTCAACAAGGCATGTGCGACG CATTTCAAGAAGGATGAACAAAACAATCTTCATGATTTCGAATATATGGAGTGCAAATACGTTAAAGATAGCGAGGATTATTTCTTCTACATGAGTATAGAGGCCATTGAAGAAGGGAATCTTGGCGTCTACGAGACCATAGTTAAGTGCAGTAGGGATGACGGTAGGAGAACATTGCTCAAGTTTGTCCTTACCGACCGTACACCAGCTG GTACAAAAGCGATGGCGATATCTCTTTCTTCTTGCCTGATATCCTTATTAGATACTTTAGAAT GTGTGGGAGATAAAAGACACTGTAAGCTGTGTAGGATGCATTCTGTTACTAGAG GTGTGTGGCGAGGCATCGCGGCTCAGGAGACCGTTTTTTTCTCATATTATCTTGATGAAACTGTGAAAG GTATTCGACGAGTGCTTTCTCTGAACCTGCAGTTGCTCTTTCAGCCAGAATGCACCCGAAAAACCAATCCAG ATGCCTGGTCTGTTCCTGGTCCTGACTTAGATACCGGTATGAAGCTTAGGAACAATGGCACACCTTGTATGGGTTATGACTACAACCCGCACTCCATGGACAG ATGCCTGGTCTGTTCATGGGGCCGACTTGGATACCGATATGAAGCCTAG